A genomic segment from Paenibacillus sp. FSL K6-1096 encodes:
- a CDS encoding zf-HC2 domain-containing protein, which translates to MNKLSCEIVQDLLPLYYDDVCSPDTRKSIEAHLATCAECTAALRKLQQSSSLPFEVIAKNQQDSRALASFQGYWKRSRAVSFVKGLILATAVCGVLLTGYYALFSWNLTQVPASAIEITEVSRLQDGRIAYHVKLTDGYRLNKISAKAGSDGILYITPMRPVFKSKADEAQGLGNRYDVVDAGQLSTPSRSIKAIYYGPKDDHPILIWKQGMELPPASEAVEAQFERQD; encoded by the coding sequence ATGAACAAGCTGTCATGCGAAATCGTCCAGGATTTGCTGCCGCTATACTATGATGATGTGTGCAGTCCGGATACCCGGAAATCGATTGAGGCCCACTTGGCCACCTGCGCGGAGTGCACCGCTGCTTTACGCAAGCTGCAGCAGAGCAGCAGCCTGCCGTTTGAGGTCATCGCCAAGAATCAACAGGACAGCCGTGCGTTGGCCAGCTTCCAAGGATATTGGAAACGATCGAGGGCGGTTTCCTTCGTTAAAGGCCTGATTCTGGCGACAGCTGTGTGCGGCGTGCTTTTGACCGGATACTATGCCCTGTTTAGCTGGAACCTTACCCAAGTCCCCGCCAGCGCAATCGAAATTACCGAAGTCAGCCGGCTTCAGGATGGAAGAATTGCCTACCATGTCAAGCTGACGGACGGATACCGGTTGAACAAGATCAGCGCCAAAGCGGGAAGCGACGGCATTCTCTACATCACTCCGATGCGGCCTGTCTTCAAATCCAAAGCGGATGAAGCGCAGGGACTCGGCAACCGGTACGATGTCGTTGATGCCGGACAATTGAGCACCCCATCCAGATCCATCAAGGCCATCTATTACGGGCCCAAGGACGATCACCCGATCCTGATCTGGAAGCAAGGGATGGAGCTGCCCCCGGCGAGCGAAGCTGTGGAGGCTCAGTTTGAGCGGCAGGATTAA
- a CDS encoding DegV family protein — MKSIAWVTDSTSTIDSEFAKNNHVYIVPLRLIVNDECYRENIDINADQFYDKMRQHDKVGSSQPPIGEFVELYERLKDEYDEIIAVHCSSELSGTFHTSMQAADIAGVKVIGIDSKVGAYPIREMLMRGIHWQQAGCSAQEIKSRIDNIVEEMSFYIIPASLSQLHRSGRLSGSQFLLGQLMRIHLLLRFDEGKIVVVDKIRTFKKTKQKLLETIQEEIGRFQDVCIMHANNREEALSLEWAIKAMSPSVRTEIMPFIPVVGAHMGEGTLALSWINRTALNSIDAEEEVLESVL; from the coding sequence ATGAAATCCATCGCCTGGGTAACTGACAGCACCAGCACCATTGATTCTGAATTCGCCAAGAATAACCATGTGTATATCGTTCCCCTTCGTCTAATCGTCAATGATGAATGCTATAGAGAGAATATAGATATTAACGCCGATCAGTTCTATGACAAAATGCGGCAGCATGACAAGGTAGGCAGCTCCCAGCCGCCGATTGGCGAGTTCGTAGAATTATACGAGCGTCTGAAGGATGAGTATGACGAGATTATTGCGGTTCATTGTTCCTCCGAGCTTAGCGGGACCTTCCACACCTCAATGCAGGCGGCGGATATCGCTGGAGTGAAGGTAATTGGTATCGATTCCAAAGTAGGCGCATACCCGATCCGTGAGATGCTAATGCGTGGTATTCATTGGCAGCAAGCAGGCTGCTCTGCACAGGAGATCAAGAGCAGAATTGATAATATAGTTGAGGAAATGTCCTTCTATATCATCCCTGCCAGCCTGAGTCAGCTGCACCGCAGCGGACGGCTCTCCGGCTCGCAATTCCTGCTGGGCCAGCTGATGCGGATTCATCTGCTTTTGAGGTTTGATGAGGGTAAAATTGTTGTCGTCGATAAAATACGCACCTTCAAGAAGACGAAGCAAAAGCTGCTGGAGACCATCCAGGAGGAAATCGGCCGCTTCCAGGATGTATGTATTATGCACGCCAATAATAGAGAAGAGGCACTGAGCCTGGAGTGGGCTATTAAAGCTATGTCCCCTTCGGTGCGTACAGAGATTATGCCCTTTATCCCGGTGGTAGGCGCTCATATGGGTGAGGGAACCCTGGCGCTGTCTTGGATTAACCGTACGGCCCTGAACAGTATTGATGCTGAGGAGGAAGTGCTGGAGTCTGTACTCTAG
- a CDS encoding AraC family transcriptional regulator: MDALRLIQLWNQVTVRVLDVRLKQAGAGGDLKQYRLPASAFLFVFQGQGELWVDDEVWLCERFYVLHAGKGAQVTIRSREALSVYIVLYKASLPASSLYEFQRMLQDSDPFQDNWGFPPVEPLALLELLQTICGSWLQGDDELTRLSVKGDFIRFVHAVLSERLFRPGELSLSEQVIRYLSRNYRKPISLEELARQLNYSQQYISRKCKEQTGLSPLDYVIRFRMEDAKTLLAGTLATQQEIAAHVGYPDLMYFNRMFKKYAGITPGQYRKRYGPSVSDYARNRSQSSVVPSRSLRYPFHMSDIDYQFQWNEANKVTRATRSLYAVMLLCLTVMLTACGGPVNNGSATHSQVAVSASPTATGAKASSATKMVSTAFGDVEVPEHPQRIAAISYLGTVLALDVQPVAAESFLMSSPYLEGMLDVVTDVGDSLEKLLELNPDLIITHNPQPEVVEKYQKIAPTVSVPYNQFASIQDEMLYFGNLLDRREAAEQWNEQFEKEIADIRAKVQQAVPEGKTLSIMQEYDGNVSLFGPKSGRGGRLMYEIMGLKPPAAVPGYMLKESYYEFSLEKLSEYMGDYLILTTDSSLESLQADPIWGSLGPIANNRVFIWTENQSWYRDPIAVKRQIKELTDWIIEVAGR; this comes from the coding sequence ATGGATGCTCTGAGACTTATACAATTATGGAATCAGGTAACGGTGCGCGTGCTTGATGTACGGCTGAAGCAGGCCGGAGCCGGCGGGGATTTGAAGCAGTACCGCTTACCGGCGAGCGCATTTTTATTCGTTTTCCAAGGACAGGGTGAGTTGTGGGTTGACGATGAGGTATGGCTATGCGAACGTTTTTACGTGCTGCACGCCGGTAAAGGTGCTCAGGTGACGATCCGGAGCCGGGAAGCACTAAGCGTATATATCGTACTGTACAAAGCTTCGCTGCCTGCTTCGTCCTTGTATGAATTTCAAAGAATGTTGCAGGATTCCGACCCGTTTCAGGACAACTGGGGCTTTCCGCCCGTTGAACCGCTGGCCCTGTTAGAGCTGCTTCAGACAATATGCGGCAGTTGGCTTCAAGGGGACGACGAATTGACCCGGCTGTCGGTTAAGGGAGATTTCATCCGCTTCGTTCATGCGGTTCTGAGTGAGCGCCTGTTCAGACCCGGTGAGCTATCCTTGTCAGAACAGGTTATTCGGTACTTGTCCAGAAATTACCGTAAGCCTATCTCGCTAGAGGAGCTTGCGCGGCAGCTGAATTACAGCCAGCAATACATTTCGAGAAAATGTAAAGAACAGACAGGACTCAGCCCGCTGGATTATGTCATCCGTTTCCGGATGGAGGACGCGAAGACTCTGCTGGCCGGTACGCTGGCAACACAACAGGAGATTGCAGCGCATGTCGGTTATCCCGATCTTATGTATTTCAACCGCATGTTCAAGAAATATGCCGGTATAACGCCAGGCCAATACCGTAAACGATACGGACCATCCGTTTCAGATTATGCAAGGAATAGGTCACAATCGTCCGTTGTTCCAAGCCGGTCATTACGCTATCCTTTTCATATGAGTGATATTGATTATCAATTTCAGTGGAATGAGGCGAACAAAGTGACCAGAGCAACCAGAAGTTTGTATGCAGTAATGCTGTTATGCTTGACCGTGATGTTAACGGCCTGCGGCGGGCCGGTGAACAACGGGAGCGCTACGCACAGCCAGGTTGCCGTCAGCGCATCTCCAACCGCAACCGGGGCTAAGGCCTCTTCGGCGACCAAGATGGTCAGCACCGCTTTTGGCGATGTCGAGGTTCCTGAACACCCTCAGCGCATAGCGGCAATCTCTTATCTCGGTACTGTACTTGCGCTGGATGTTCAGCCGGTTGCAGCCGAATCGTTCCTGATGTCGAGCCCGTACCTGGAGGGGATGCTGGATGTTGTGACGGATGTCGGCGACTCGCTTGAGAAGCTGCTGGAGCTGAATCCGGATTTGATCATAACGCATAATCCACAGCCTGAGGTGGTGGAGAAATATCAGAAGATTGCCCCAACGGTATCTGTGCCTTACAATCAGTTCGCATCCATTCAGGATGAGATGCTGTATTTCGGCAATTTGCTGGACCGGCGCGAGGCCGCGGAGCAATGGAACGAACAATTCGAGAAGGAAATTGCAGATATTCGGGCGAAGGTTCAACAAGCGGTTCCTGAAGGGAAGACGCTCTCGATTATGCAGGAGTATGATGGAAACGTGAGTCTGTTTGGTCCGAAGTCGGGCCGGGGAGGCCGGTTAATGTATGAAATTATGGGGCTGAAGCCGCCGGCTGCGGTTCCCGGATATATGCTGAAGGAATCCTATTACGAATTTTCATTGGAGAAGCTTTCCGAGTATATGGGGGATTATCTCATTCTGACCACAGACTCCAGCTTGGAATCGCTGCAGGCAGATCCGATCTGGGGGTCGCTCGGCCCTATTGCCAACAATCGGGTGTTTATTTGGACGGAGAATCAATCCTGGTATCGTGACCCGATCGCTGTGAAGAGACAAATCAAAGAACTGACCGACTGGATCATCGAGGTAGCTGGCCGGTAA
- a CDS encoding ATP-binding cassette domain-containing protein, with product MTNPNQSRSLEERSNPIQKLFFTWTRSFTRQAIRKDQPLSAIQESILTIPSTYGIGQFQEESASVRRSKKVMPLVIHIVRQLKSSFLAYALLSFVTLALQFSIPYLFPDILRAIINDSSQPHGATLGAIFLFVAIQMVKVISNSQFLHFRWKLITSIEFNYRNILFKNILRKKESAQRAGQLIDLYGNQISWFRGIVWFIDGISSALGILFGVALLVMYLGAGGLMGCVLLFAAPMFSRLLHQLNRVDAELSQANSKRLFEINEYLNKYREAKQMNFTNFFIRKINKARSRQSEILHKKSKIQILLTLINYSLVPLTAMICIGFSSLMGYPLSVEKTMASFIVFGLLDRCINDFLVSINTVRQGLKAASLVKEYVSLDEEGEESRGTVEKAGTISLQKATYSIPNDPGQILLTDIDLTVTPGQLVIIVGETGSGKTNLLRAIAGYLECVQEDQSTELRCEEVMDHSPLFPVSIRDNIILDKPYEEERYRQIIHLCELSKDLDQWASGDSTVINTDMVNLSGGQKKRILLARAAYQNAKTVLLDQILNSLDAKVRKRVLKHLILDYWRNTTRIMVAATIDQELFERADQVIVMKQGQIKDTFKKNAFDYNTLRDFLPDEKVIQMNNESITKELPEEQNLKRGESDPEEQEKIKQTSLRVLKHYFLALGSRPLLVLFIALFILAQIIDAASIYIVPRFGGNTANPMLFASIYFGIGLLLVITNVVRISIIYLGNVKAGEALHQQLLQRVSKLSFLQFSKQQNGALSARFSNDMKVIDMDMSGYTSNLLESFFKIIAAAILIAYSDLYMVLVLGVFLIFFNKIQKEVRITGKITSRLANEAHEPCLAVLKSVAADSNYVRKQSLQTYFTNIWEGKITDALNAEYTRQSVNRLYLFWIEVAGYFTFSVFLILMSLRGFSGDSVIIYVTLTYTLTAFSNFEVLLRDLRHMEIGTNSLERILGLEGGKSPVSATKATPTVMNTAGGLTIRNLSAKYSDSIPVISGLTLKLEPTENLLVKGRTGSGKSTLFYCLTRFMEYEGEILLGDTNVKSIPDHLLMKKIVTLPQRPVLYHGTLRDNLDPEQECTDQEIWSVLEKLNLRGRVSSLQQEIDEDQGSFSQGEKQLLNLGRCLLLKPELLLIDEATTDIYGAQESDLYRLISRELPNTMVIGISHKETQSSFYHNILDMEEMKLQKIR from the coding sequence TTGACTAACCCGAATCAGAGCCGCTCTCTTGAAGAGAGATCAAATCCTATCCAAAAGTTATTTTTCACGTGGACACGTTCGTTTACTAGGCAAGCTATTCGTAAGGATCAGCCGCTAAGTGCCATCCAAGAATCCATTCTGACTATTCCCTCCACATATGGAATCGGCCAGTTTCAAGAAGAATCAGCATCCGTACGCAGATCCAAAAAAGTGATGCCGCTGGTTATTCATATCGTACGCCAATTAAAGTCCTCTTTCCTGGCCTATGCACTACTTTCGTTTGTGACCCTGGCCCTGCAATTCTCTATCCCTTACTTGTTCCCGGATATCCTTCGCGCCATTATTAACGATAGCTCACAGCCTCACGGGGCAACACTGGGAGCGATCTTCCTGTTTGTCGCCATTCAGATGGTTAAGGTAATCTCCAATTCTCAATTTTTGCATTTTCGCTGGAAGTTAATTACGTCCATTGAATTCAATTACCGGAACATTCTGTTTAAGAACATTTTGCGAAAAAAAGAATCCGCTCAGCGTGCAGGGCAGCTGATAGATTTGTACGGAAACCAAATTAGCTGGTTCAGAGGCATAGTTTGGTTTATAGACGGCATAAGCAGCGCGCTCGGGATTCTATTCGGTGTTGCACTCCTGGTAATGTATTTAGGCGCCGGGGGCCTTATGGGGTGTGTTTTGCTATTCGCAGCACCTATGTTTTCGAGGCTGCTTCATCAACTGAATCGGGTGGATGCTGAGCTTAGCCAGGCAAACAGTAAGCGGTTATTTGAAATCAATGAGTACCTTAATAAATATAGAGAAGCTAAACAAATGAACTTCACCAATTTCTTCATTCGCAAGATTAATAAAGCAAGATCGCGCCAATCGGAAATTTTACATAAAAAAAGTAAGATTCAAATTCTGCTAACTCTAATCAACTATTCTCTGGTTCCGTTGACGGCCATGATATGTATTGGTTTCTCCTCTTTAATGGGCTATCCGCTAAGTGTTGAGAAAACCATGGCATCTTTTATTGTGTTTGGCCTGCTGGATCGGTGTATCAACGATTTCCTGGTCAGCATCAACACCGTCAGACAAGGGCTAAAGGCTGCCTCACTTGTAAAGGAATATGTTAGCCTGGATGAAGAAGGGGAGGAAAGCAGAGGGACTGTAGAAAAGGCAGGGACCATCTCATTGCAGAAAGCAACATATAGCATACCCAATGATCCTGGCCAGATTCTCCTCACAGATATAGATCTAACGGTCACTCCAGGACAACTGGTTATCATTGTGGGTGAAACGGGGTCCGGAAAAACGAACCTGCTGCGGGCGATTGCCGGATATCTGGAATGCGTTCAAGAAGATCAATCTACGGAGCTGCGCTGTGAGGAGGTCATGGATCATTCACCTTTATTCCCGGTAAGTATTAGAGATAATATCATCCTTGACAAGCCTTATGAGGAAGAGCGTTATCGTCAGATCATTCATTTATGTGAGTTAAGCAAGGATTTGGACCAATGGGCAAGCGGAGATTCCACTGTTATCAACACAGATATGGTCAATCTATCAGGGGGACAGAAAAAAAGAATTTTGCTGGCCCGCGCCGCATATCAGAATGCTAAGACCGTATTGCTGGATCAAATTTTGAATTCTTTGGATGCAAAGGTACGAAAGAGAGTACTTAAACATTTGATTCTGGATTATTGGAGGAATACAACAAGAATTATGGTGGCTGCCACTATTGATCAGGAATTGTTCGAACGGGCAGACCAAGTGATTGTAATGAAACAAGGCCAAATCAAGGATACTTTTAAAAAGAATGCATTCGATTATAATACACTTCGTGACTTTCTTCCTGATGAAAAAGTAATTCAAATGAATAATGAAAGTATCACAAAGGAATTGCCAGAAGAGCAGAACTTGAAGAGGGGAGAGTCGGACCCTGAAGAACAGGAGAAGATTAAGCAAACTAGTCTTAGAGTGCTGAAGCATTACTTTTTAGCACTAGGAAGCAGACCGCTGCTGGTTCTTTTTATAGCTTTATTTATATTAGCGCAGATAATCGATGCTGCCTCTATCTATATTGTACCGCGGTTCGGTGGAAATACGGCAAACCCGATGTTATTCGCCTCTATTTATTTTGGCATAGGCCTATTGCTGGTTATTACCAATGTTGTGCGTATCAGCATCATCTACTTGGGGAATGTAAAAGCCGGTGAAGCCCTTCATCAGCAATTGTTACAACGGGTATCAAAACTCAGCTTTCTGCAGTTCAGTAAACAACAGAACGGCGCATTATCCGCGCGTTTTTCCAATGATATGAAGGTTATCGATATGGATATGAGCGGGTACACCAGCAATCTGCTGGAATCGTTTTTCAAAATTATTGCCGCAGCAATTCTAATTGCTTACTCGGATCTCTATATGGTGCTGGTGCTTGGTGTGTTCCTGATATTTTTTAATAAAATTCAGAAGGAAGTTCGGATCACAGGCAAAATTACATCCAGGTTAGCTAATGAAGCACACGAGCCCTGCCTCGCTGTTCTTAAATCTGTGGCCGCAGATTCTAATTATGTAAGGAAGCAAAGCCTGCAAACTTATTTTACGAATATCTGGGAAGGGAAGATTACAGACGCATTAAATGCAGAGTATACAAGACAGTCAGTGAATAGACTTTATCTGTTCTGGATAGAGGTAGCAGGGTATTTTACATTTTCTGTTTTCTTGATCCTTATGAGCTTGAGGGGCTTCTCGGGAGACTCCGTTATCATCTATGTGACTTTAACCTATACCTTAACGGCATTTTCCAATTTTGAAGTGTTGCTCAGAGATCTTCGTCATATGGAGATTGGGACGAATTCCCTTGAAAGAATTTTGGGGCTTGAGGGCGGGAAATCCCCGGTAAGCGCAACGAAGGCTACACCTACAGTTATGAATACAGCAGGCGGTCTGACAATCAGGAATTTGAGCGCCAAATATAGTGACTCAATACCAGTCATCTCCGGATTGACATTAAAACTTGAGCCCACTGAAAACCTGCTGGTCAAAGGAAGAACGGGAAGCGGTAAATCTACGTTATTCTACTGCCTGACCCGATTTATGGAGTATGAAGGTGAGATTCTGCTCGGAGACACTAATGTTAAGTCTATTCCAGATCATCTGCTGATGAAAAAAATAGTCACCCTGCCGCAGCGTCCGGTGCTTTACCACGGAACGCTAAGAGATAATTTGGACCCCGAGCAGGAATGTACGGATCAGGAGATATGGTCAGTGCTTGAAAAGTTAAACCTTAGAGGGAGAGTAAGCTCACTTCAACAAGAAATTGATGAAGATCAGGGGAGCTTCAGCCAGGGTGAAAAGCAACTTCTTAATTTGGGAAGATGTCTGCTGCTCAAGCCGGAATTGTTATTAATTGATGAAGCAACTACTGATATTTATGGAGCACAAGAATCAGATTTATACAGACTGATAAGCAGGGAATTGCCGAATACGATGGTGATTGGCATTTCACACAAAGAGACCCAGTCTAGCTTTTATCATAACATTCTGGATATGGAAGAGATGAAACTCCAAAAAATACGATAA
- a CDS encoding YvaD family protein: MKLLKPFFLVTDIGFILYWIITYFHIIPESMAFKDYNNPIMVHWNWSFFPLDILISITGLSSLYLYRKQLPSWRAWALISLVLTFCSGLQAIAFWAFAHDFDIYWWGFNLYLLVYPLFFLRTVMTGYGKAV, encoded by the coding sequence ATGAAGCTGCTAAAACCTTTTTTCCTTGTCACAGATATCGGTTTCATCCTGTATTGGATCATTACTTACTTTCATATCATCCCAGAGTCGATGGCGTTCAAAGATTACAACAATCCGATCATGGTTCATTGGAACTGGTCCTTTTTCCCTCTGGATATCTTGATCTCCATTACTGGCCTAAGCAGCTTGTATTTATACCGGAAACAGCTGCCTTCCTGGAGGGCCTGGGCGCTAATCTCACTCGTCCTCACCTTCTGCTCCGGCCTTCAAGCCATTGCCTTCTGGGCATTCGCCCATGATTTTGATATTTACTGGTGGGGATTTAATCTATATTTATTAGTTTATCCTTTGTTTTTCCTGCGAACCGTAATGACGGGATACGGCAAGGCTGTTTAG
- a CDS encoding helix-turn-helix domain-containing protein, which translates to MIDNGRAARNILNLRKELSLTQTELASLLGVSHQAVSKWEQGDCLPDIAVLLKLGQVSGKSVEELLLGESISGGSASERTSPSSELPDKVWTEALERIQGRISPPSFNTWFKGTKGRLVEESYCIYSPSRFAAEWLYQRYSDLIVPILEDVTGTSGLKVEFCSTGAWDQ; encoded by the coding sequence GTGATAGACAATGGCAGAGCCGCCAGAAATATATTGAATTTAAGGAAGGAGCTATCCCTGACACAAACAGAGCTGGCCAGCTTATTAGGCGTAAGCCATCAAGCGGTCTCCAAGTGGGAGCAGGGGGACTGTCTGCCGGATATCGCGGTACTACTGAAGCTTGGACAGGTCTCAGGGAAGTCGGTGGAGGAGCTTCTGTTAGGGGAGAGCATCAGCGGCGGTTCAGCTTCTGAGAGAACTAGCCCTTCCAGCGAGCTGCCGGATAAGGTCTGGACAGAGGCCTTAGAACGCATCCAAGGCCGCATCTCGCCACCCAGCTTCAACACCTGGTTCAAGGGCACGAAGGGGAGGCTTGTGGAGGAGAGCTACTGTATCTACAGCCCGAGCCGCTTTGCTGCAGAGTGGTTATATCAACGGTATTCGGACTTAATTGTACCAATTCTCGAAGACGTAACGGGCACATCCGGCCTTAAGGTCGAGTTCTGCTCTACGGGAGCATGGGACCAATAG
- a CDS encoding response regulator transcription factor: protein MRKILVVDDEPAIVSAIAYALRREGYEVDTAGDGEEALGKVNTFRPNVLVLDVMMPKLSGYDVCRKLEDRDDLGIILLTVKNDIVDKIVGLELGADDYMTKPFEIRELLARVKALLRRLEKNTPEARSERLEYGLLQVYPDRRSAELSGEPLELTPKEFDLLHLLLSHPQRVYMREELLEQVWDMDYAGGTRTVDIHIQRLRKKLGEPYQNILQTVYGVGYKAVPAGSYP, encoded by the coding sequence ATGAGAAAAATACTGGTCGTCGACGACGAGCCGGCCATTGTGAGTGCGATTGCCTACGCGCTGCGGCGGGAAGGCTATGAGGTCGATACCGCCGGTGACGGCGAGGAAGCGCTGGGTAAGGTGAATACCTTCCGCCCGAATGTGCTGGTGCTGGATGTCATGATGCCGAAGCTGAGCGGATATGATGTCTGCCGCAAGCTGGAGGACCGGGATGATCTCGGCATTATTCTGCTGACGGTTAAGAACGATATTGTTGATAAAATTGTCGGTCTGGAGCTGGGCGCAGACGATTATATGACCAAGCCGTTCGAGATCCGTGAGCTGCTCGCCCGGGTCAAAGCGCTGCTGCGCCGGCTGGAGAAGAACACGCCGGAGGCCCGCAGCGAGCGGCTGGAATACGGCCTCCTGCAGGTGTACCCGGACCGCCGCAGCGCCGAGCTTAGCGGGGAGCCGCTGGAGCTGACCCCGAAGGAGTTCGACCTGCTGCATCTGCTGCTCTCGCATCCGCAGCGGGTCTATATGCGCGAGGAGCTGCTGGAGCAGGTGTGGGATATGGACTACGCCGGAGGGACGCGCACCGTGGACATCCATATCCAGCGTCTGCGCAAAAAGCTGGGCGAGCCCTACCAGAATATCCTGCAAACCGTCTACGGTGTCGGCTATAAGGCTGTGCCGGCCGGGAGCTACCCATGA
- a CDS encoding ATP-binding protein, with protein sequence MRISIKLKFSLFLAVLLILAVGVLSYFVLRGVERNELIQTERILAQHVTTVNLRVKQTYYTGARLTPQDFMQQRGKALAAELAGFTGLEVTLYDSRGRQAGTSAQGEGGPGPDAGKPDVSAALGYALNNKVAYQSEGNRLFYLAPLQGPEGQMGVVQLQYSLEGARSFQQTLRNLFLTTGGAVLVFSFILGYLYFNRAAAAIGRLKKSAEDIRRADYITAPPVKRKDELGELAEGIYFMSREIEQSIAAKDEERRKLQLAVEKLQALEQQQKQYIGNISHEFKTPLTSIKAYVDLLNMYDDDPKLLHDAKINIAKETERLYEMVEKVLQLTALEKYDFESQAELLEVGSALRDICGRMRGKAARYGLTVTLDAQSAHIWIDRESFMHIFINLLDNAIKYNVPEGSIHLHSEVRDQRVWITVEDSGIGIPEDSREKIFEPFYTVNRDRSRASGGTGLGLSLVRNLVEKQNGTIALLDTSGGGAAFELSFPLVT encoded by the coding sequence ATGAGGATCAGCATCAAGCTGAAGTTCAGCCTGTTCCTGGCGGTGCTGCTCATTCTGGCTGTCGGCGTGCTGAGCTACTTCGTGCTGCGCGGCGTGGAGCGCAATGAGCTGATCCAGACCGAGCGCATTCTGGCCCAGCATGTCACGACGGTCAATCTGCGTGTGAAGCAGACCTATTATACCGGCGCGCGCCTCACGCCGCAGGACTTCATGCAGCAGCGGGGCAAGGCGCTGGCGGCGGAGCTGGCCGGGTTCACCGGCCTGGAGGTGACTCTGTATGACAGCCGGGGCCGGCAGGCGGGCACCTCGGCGCAGGGCGAGGGCGGGCCCGGGCCGGATGCGGGCAAGCCGGATGTCAGCGCGGCGCTGGGCTATGCGCTAAACAACAAGGTCGCCTACCAGAGTGAAGGCAACCGGCTGTTCTACCTGGCCCCGCTTCAGGGGCCGGAAGGACAGATGGGCGTAGTCCAGCTGCAATATTCGCTGGAGGGCGCGCGCAGCTTCCAGCAGACGCTGCGGAATCTGTTCCTGACCACAGGCGGCGCGGTGCTGGTGTTCAGCTTCATCCTCGGTTATCTGTACTTCAACCGGGCGGCTGCGGCTATCGGGCGGCTGAAGAAGTCGGCGGAGGATATCCGCCGGGCCGACTATATCACGGCTCCGCCGGTGAAGCGCAAGGATGAGCTGGGCGAGCTGGCCGAGGGCATCTACTTCATGAGCCGGGAGATTGAGCAGAGCATAGCCGCCAAGGATGAAGAACGGCGCAAGCTGCAGCTCGCTGTCGAGAAGCTGCAGGCGCTGGAGCAGCAGCAGAAGCAGTACATCGGGAACATCAGCCATGAATTCAAGACCCCGCTGACCTCAATCAAGGCATACGTCGATCTGCTGAATATGTATGACGATGACCCCAAGCTGCTGCATGACGCCAAGATTAATATTGCCAAGGAGACGGAGCGGCTGTACGAGATGGTGGAGAAGGTGCTGCAGCTTACGGCGCTGGAGAAATATGATTTTGAATCCCAGGCGGAGCTGCTGGAGGTCGGGAGCGCGCTGCGGGATATCTGCGGCCGGATGCGCGGCAAAGCGGCGCGGTATGGACTGACGGTCACCCTGGACGCCCAGTCTGCGCATATCTGGATCGACCGGGAGAGCTTCATGCATATCTTCATCAATTTGCTGGATAATGCAATCAAATATAATGTCCCTGAGGGCAGCATTCATCTGCATAGCGAGGTAAGGGATCAGCGGGTATGGATTACCGTGGAGGATTCGGGAATCGGTATCCCGGAGGACTCGCGGGAGAAGATTTTTGAGCCCTTCTACACGGTCAACCGTGACCGTTCGAGAGCTTCGGGCGGGACGGGGCTGGGGCTGTCCCTGGTCCGCAATCTGGTGGAGAAGCAGAACGGGACCATTGCTCTGCTGGATACTTCGGGCGGGGGAGCGGCGTTTGAGCTGTCTTTTCCGCTGGTCACTTGA